TTTGCCATCAACCATGGCTTGTTTGATCCGAAAGCAGCCAACTAATTTCCTTCGGAATTGTTCTTCTTGTCAACGCATTCAAGCTCCTCATGCAAACAGACTATCTGGTAATTGGCTCAGGTATTGCCGGCCTTACTTACGCCGTAAAAATGGCCAATGCCAAACCCAATGCCACTGTAACCGTACTTACAAAAACCTTCAGCGATGAAACCAACACCAAATATGCACAAGGTGGCATAGCGGGTGTGTGGGATGAAATGAAGGATAGCTTCGACAAACACATTGAAGACACGCTGATTGCCGGTGATGGATTGTGCAATACCGATACCGTAAAAATAGTTGTAACCGAAGGGCCAGAACGCATTCGGGAAATTATTGACTGGGGGGCACAGTTTGATGTAGATGCTGATGGTGAGTATGCATTAGGCAGAGAAGGCGGCCATAGCGAACACCGCATTTTGCATCATAAAGATGTAACCGGAAAAGAAATGGAACGGGCCCTCTTGCAAAAGGCTGCCAGCTTACCCAACATTCGTATCCTCAATCATTACTTTGTTCTTGATCCAATTACACAACACCATTTTGGTTACCTCGTTACCAAAAGTACGCCAGACATTACCTGCTATGGTGTGTATGTACTGAACCTCGAAACACACGCAATTGAAACCATTCAAAGCAATATAACGCTGCTGGCTACGGGCGGAAATGGTGCGGTGTACCGCAGCACTACCAACCCTGCCATTGCTACCGGCGATGGCGTGGCCATGGTGTACCGTGCCAAGGGCCGTATCGAAAACATGGAGTTCATACAGTTCCACCCCACAGCCTTGTACGAAGCCGGATTGCGTGGGCAGTCATTTCTTATTACTGAAGCGGTTCGTGGCGATGGGGGCATTTTGCGCAATCACAAAGGTGAAGCTTTTATGGAGCGGTATGACGAAAGAAAAGATTTGGCCCCACGTGACATTGTAGCCCGGGCCATTGATAGTGAAATGAAAATAAGCGGTACCGAACATGTGTATCTCGATTGCCGGCATATTCCATTGGAAGATTTTGTGCATCATTTCCCCAACATTTATGAAAAATGCAAAAGCATTGGCATTGATGTAACGCAGCAGATGATTCCTGTGGCACCGGCTGCACATTATAGTTGTGGCGGTATTAAAACAGATGAACACGGCCGCACCAGCATCCGCAATTTGTATGCTGCCGGAGAGTGTGCCTCTACCGGCTTGCATGGTGCTAACCGCCTAGCCAGCAATTCGCTGCTCGAAGCCATGGTGTATGCACACCGCAGTGCAGTACATGCTATAGAACAAGCGGAGCCCGTAGTGCCGCCTGCCCAAATACCCGACTGGGATGCCAGAGGAACCAGCAACCCAAGAGAAATGATTTTGATTACGCAAAGCCTGAA
The Phnomibacter ginsenosidimutans genome window above contains:
- the nadB gene encoding L-aspartate oxidase, which encodes MQTDYLVIGSGIAGLTYAVKMANAKPNATVTVLTKTFSDETNTKYAQGGIAGVWDEMKDSFDKHIEDTLIAGDGLCNTDTVKIVVTEGPERIREIIDWGAQFDVDADGEYALGREGGHSEHRILHHKDVTGKEMERALLQKAASLPNIRILNHYFVLDPITQHHFGYLVTKSTPDITCYGVYVLNLETHAIETIQSNITLLATGGNGAVYRSTTNPAIATGDGVAMVYRAKGRIENMEFIQFHPTALYEAGLRGQSFLITEAVRGDGGILRNHKGEAFMERYDERKDLAPRDIVARAIDSEMKISGTEHVYLDCRHIPLEDFVHHFPNIYEKCKSIGIDVTQQMIPVAPAAHYSCGGIKTDEHGRTSIRNLYAAGECASTGLHGANRLASNSLLEAMVYAHRSAVHAIEQAEPVVPPAQIPDWDARGTSNPREMILITQSLKELQLLMSDYVGIVRNNVRLQRAMRRLDLLHEEIEELYRTAIVSPQLCELRNMITVGYLIVKSAQFRHESRGLHYNTDYPEKCNLAQNIVL